In Methanocella paludicola SANAE, the sequence CTTCGTCTGCTTATATCCCAGATATCCCAGCGCCAGAACGATCACAAGGTATACTAATGCCATGACGGCGAAGGTGAGGGTGTCAACTGCCATCCGCATCGCCGCCTTCGTTCCACTTTACGAGCCCGTACAGGATACAGACAAGTGCTATACCCAGCGTGCAAATGTACCCCAATAAAATCCAGGGGTCATCGATACCCAGCATGTTCATTACTCTCCATATTAATCGTACTATTCTCAATTGAAAGGTCGGAATGATTTTTATATAAAGATGTATAACGTGACTGTCTGTAGCACTATGAACCAGCCTTTCGACGAGAAGACGCTATCAAAGATGAGCATGTTCGGGCTTACGGAGTACGAGGCCCGGGTGTACCTTACTCTTATTGTTAAGGGCGGCCTTGAGGCCAGCAAGGTGTCGAAGTATGCCGATATTCCGAGGCCCCACACGTACTCAGTTTTGAAGTCGCTGCAGATGCGGGGCCTGGTTACAGTGATCCCTGAGGCCGTGAACCGTTACCGTGCAGTACCCCTCGACGAGGGCATGGACCTGCTCATGGAGGAGCAGGAGAAGCAGCTTTCGTACCTTCGAGATGCTCGTGAGGAGCTTCTTTCGGAGATTAAGCCTAAAGAGGCTATACCTACAAATCACCAGTCTATCGTTTTGCTATACTATGGCCGGCAGAACGTGTACAAGCTCGTGGACGAGATGTTCGCCCGGTGCGAGCACACCTGCGACATCATGACGACTGCCAACGGCCTGGTACGGTTTTACAAGTATTTCAGCGATAAGGCATCCGAGTTCCGGAATAAGGACATCAAGGTGCGGTTCATCGCCCCCGTTACGCCCCAGGTCGAGGACTTTGCCCTCAAGCTTTCACAGCTCGTGGAGCTGAGGCATATCGACCGTCTGCCGTACATCAGGGTCGTGCTGCTGGACGAGAAGGAAGTGCTGTTCGCCGAGTTCTTCGACGACGACTTCAAGTCGACGGGCAGGGAGACGGGCATCTGGATCAACCAGGCCGAGCTCACGAAGATGATGAAGACCATGTTCGAGAACACGTGGCAGAACACGGTGCCATACGAGAAGAAGGGCGAGCCATCGCCGTCTTCTGACTAATAGAAAGTTTTTATCCCCTCCTGCCCAACTTCTTATTATGTGTGAGGACCCTCACCCCTCCAGTCCCGGCCCGAAGAAGCCGAAAAAACTCTCTGAGGAAATGGACGCCGATTCCCATATCCGGGAAGGTAATGCTCTTTTATTGGTCGGCCGCATCGACGAGGCCATCGAGGAATATCGGGCCGCCCTGGATAAAGACCCGGAGAATGCGGAGGTCCATTATAACCTGGGCCTGATCTATCGAAAGACAATGCAGCTCGACGACGCGATACGGGAGTACCGGGAAGCGATACGCGTTGATCCGGGAAATATGAAATATCACAATAACCTGGCCGCGGCGCTCGTCGTCAAGGGCCAGAAATCCGAGGCTGTAAAGGAATACGAGGAAGCACTGAGGATCGAGCCGAAGAATGCGACGCTGCACTTTAACCGGGGATTCGCGCTGGACGAGATGGGCGAGCTGCAAGAAGCGAAAAAGGAATACGAGGAAGCACTGAGGATCGACCCGGGCTTCGATCATGCTATGTTTTACCTGGGAATGCTCAAGAAAAAGCTCAAGTAAATATTTTAGGCCTGTAATCTCATTGAGACGATCATGGACATAAGGACCTCCCGGTTTGGTAAAACCGGCCGCCAGGTGACGATAGCCGGCCTGGGCGGCGAGGGCGTTTTACGGACTTACGGCCGCACGCAAGAGGCGGTCGCGGTCATCGACGAGGCCGTGAGGCAGGGGATCCGTTATTTTGATTGCGCGCAGGCCTACGCGGGCAGCGAGGGATACTACGGCCACTACTGGCCCGCCCATCCCGACGCCCGGGCCAAAGTCTTCCAGGCGAGCAAGTCGGCCTCCCGGGATAAAGAAGGCGCATTAGCGGACCTGGACAACACGCTCAAGACCATGGGCATCGACTACCTCGACCTCTGGCAGATCCACGACGTGCGAACGCGGGAGGACATCGACGAGATCGAGGGGAAGGGCGGGACGTTAGAGGCATTTTTAGAGGCTAAAAAGTCAGGCAAGGTGAAGCACATCGGCGTCACCGGCCACCACGACCCGGCAATACTGACCTATTGTATTGAAAATTGGCCGGTCGAGTCCGTCATGATGCCCGTCAACCCCGTCGAGGGGGCTCTCGGAGGCTTCCTCACGGAGGCGCTGCCTGCCGCGAACAAGAAGGGCATCGCCGTTATAGCCATGAAGGTGCTGGGGCACGGAGGCTACGTCATCCCCGACGCAAAGATCTCGGCGGGAACGCTGATCCGATATGCGCTATCCCAGCCGGTGACGGTCGCCATAGTCGGCTGTATGGATCCTGATGAGGTGCGGGAACTGGCCGGAGCGGGCAGGGAATTCCAGCCTATGCCGCCCGAAGAGCAGGCACAATTAGTTGATATCTATCATCCATATGCCCGAAAGCTGGCATACTACAGGGGCACATTCTAACGTTTCATCAATTGCTCTTCTTCAGCAGCCTGGGGCTCGATGTTCACCGATATTGGCATGCTCCTCCGGACCCTTTCGCTTGCGATGGACTTTTTTACCGCTACAATATCGTCGAGCCTCACGCCCGCCATATCGGCGATATCCGCCTCCCACAGGCCTTCCATCAGCCCGCATAGCACCATATCCAGCTTCTCGTAGGGAAGGCCGATGGTCTCCTCGTTGGGCATACCCTCCCCCCAGAGGTCGTGCGACGAGGGCTTATTCACGATGTGCTCCGGTACGCCGATGTGCGCAGCCAGCGCCTTTATCTGTGTCTTGAACAGGTGGCTCAGTATAGAGATGTCGCAGGCCCCGTCGCCGTACTTATCATAAAAGCCGATGGTAAGCTCCGACAGGTCGTCTGTGCCCACGACCAGGTAGTCCATGATGATCGCGTGAAAGTATATCGTCATCATCCGCGCCCGGGTCTTGGCGGTCATGAAGGCGTGCATCCGGCCTACGTAATGGTCCTCCTGCGCCCCGCCAGGCGTGTAGATCGAGCTGAAGGACTCGGCGAACGCCGACTGCTTTCCGGTCATCCGCTTCATGCGGTCCACCGCTTCTTCCATCGCCGAACGGCTGGACGTCACCTCTTTCGGGAAGAGCGTATAGGCTCCAAGGCCTTCCAGGATGGGCGATATGTCGATCTTCTTGTATGGTATGCCCAGCTTTTCGGCCAGGTCGATGCCGTCCTCCGTGTTCTTCGGCGTCGTATCCCGCTCGGGCAGTATGAGGCCCATTACCTTTTCCTTTCCCAGCGCCTCGACGCACAGAAAGGCCACCGTGGACGAGTCCAGGCCGCCTGACAGACCTATCATCGTTCCCTTTTTATTGAACCGCCTGATCTGCGACCGAATAAAATCGACGATCTCCGCCCTAGCTTTTTCAGGATTAAAGGCAAGGCATTCTTTCAGGCTATTTTCTGCCATGCATTAAAATCCCGTAGCCAAAAACTTAATTGATGCCATTAAAAGAAACGGGATTTTTTCCGGTATAAAGCCTTTAAAAGCCAACTTATAGCCCAATTATGTAAAATGATGCCGGATTATACTGCCTTATCTCATAAAAATCGCATAAACCTGCCACAACGTAATTATATTGCCGGTACCGTGCCGATTTCATACAAAAATATTATAAACTATGAATTTGAATGTATGGCCATAGGTGACCTAGCCAATGATGCGACGATACGACGAAATGCCCAAGATAAAACTGCCCAACGCGAAGGACATCAAGATCAGCGACACCACCATCAGGGACGGCTGCCAGATGCCTGGCATCGTGATGAAAAAGTCGCACAAGCTCAAGATCTTCGAGTACCTGCACGACATGGGCGTGGAAAAGCTGGAGACGTTCATCTATAACGACAGGGATAAGGACGCGGCCCGGGCCATGATGGACTACAGCTACGATTTCCCGGAGGTCACCGGCTGGGCGAGGGCAAACCCGGCGGACATCGACGAAGTCCTCAAGGTAGGGGGCATAAGGGAGACGGGCATCCTGATGTCCATATCCGACTCTCACATTTACGATAAGATGGGGCTGAAGAGCTACGAGGAGGCCGAGAAGAAGTACCTGAACGCCCTCCAGTATGCGGTCGACCACGGCCTCAAGACCAGGTGCCACATCGAGGACACCTCGAGGGCCAACTACGCTTTCGTTTATCCGTTCATCAGGAAGTGCATCGAGATCGACCCGCACACCATCATCCGCGTGTGCGACACGCTGGGCTACGGCGTACCCTTCCCCGAGGAAGAGGAGCCGTACGGGATACCGATCGTCGTTAAAAAGCTCAAGGAGATCGGCGTCAAGCACATCGAGATGCACGTCCACGACGACTTCGGCCTGGGCGTCGCGAACACCCTGGCGGGCCTCTGGTACGGCGCCGACTGGGCCAACCTCACCTTCCTTGGCATCGGCGAGCGCGCCGGTAATTCCGAGCTGGAAAAGATCATGGCATTCCTTATCACCCGGGTGGAGGGCTTCGACAAGTACGACCTCCGCACGGTCACGGAGTTCGCCCAGTACATGGAGGACGAGGTCGGCCTCCGCGTCCCGAGGAACAAGGCCATCGTGGGCAAGAACATCTTCTCCCACGAGTCGGGCATCCATACGGCGGGCATCATCAAGAACCCGTTCACGTACGAGCCCTTCCCGCCCGAGCTGGTGGGCGGCAAGCGGAATCTCATGATCGGCCAGACATCGGGCACCGAAGTGGTCAGGCTCAAGGCCGAGGAGGCGCTCAACGAGCTGCTGGGGATCGAGGTCCACGTGGAGAAGTCCGACTCCCGCATCAAGAGCATCCACAACGAGATCCAGAAGATGTACGACGCCGAGGAGCGGCGCTCCTCTGTCTCCGACGAGGAGATGAAGGATTACGTTCGGAAGTATTTCCTGTACCAGGTCGACGGCTGGGAGGAGGAGCTCGAGGAGCGTAAGGCGAAGAAGAAGCTGAACCTGACGCTCGTGAACCCTGAGTTCATGCCGCTTGACGGTATCCCTGCCGCGGCGACTTCGCTGACGGATAAGTCCGTTAAGAAGGTTAAGAACGGGTCTTCAAAGAAGAAGTAAAAAACTTTATTTTTCTCTTTTTAAGGCCTTTTCAGGGCCACATAGCCACCATCAGACTCTTCCACGAACAGCACCGCTCGTCCCTGCACGAACGACGGCGTAGGCGATTTGCGGATGGCGATCATGCCATCATTAACCAGGCGCCCGTCGATGGTCATGACCTGGTCGATGCCCGAGCTCAACAACGCCCATACGGGCTGGGGTCCGATGAGCTCCCGGTTGCGCCCCCTCAATAAGAACCGCCCGTCGCTTCCCGATGCGGCGAGCCCTATTCCCGCCACGGAGCCGATGACTCCTCCCTCGGTGCCGCCCAGGCCTTCGAGGCGTATGCCGGCGTTAGCCGCCACGGAGCGGGCCCTTTCCTGGTTAACGACAATGCACTTTGCGTCCTGCCCGAAGGCGACCACCCCGGAGTTGACCTGCCTCGAGGAAGCGACGGCGATCCCGGGGTCGCTGCCCTCGACGAAGTCGTCGAGCATCAGCTTTTTAGCGGTGTCGAAAATATCGTCCATGCCCGAATCGCCCTGGATGTGGATGACGGCACAGCTATTATGCGACGTGAACGGTATGGACTCGTGGACGAAGAGCTGATGCCGGGTGACGCCCATCACATGGTATCTTCTTGAAAGCTCTACTGCTATGGCCCTGGCCAGCCTTCCCGTGCCCCGTGACTCTAAATTATCGGTGTCGTCCATCGCAAGATATATCATAGATCCACATCTCTGTAACTGTTTTTGATTGCTAAATGCTACAATGTTAAACGACCCTATCCTATAAATAGCATTTCAGTTAGCGAAACCAGTTAATCCCTGACCAGCGCCCTCGCGTCTACCGCCATTGCGCCGTTCTCGTATGCCATTACGGGGTTCATGTCCAGCTCCATGACACGGTCCTGCTCCATCATGAGCTTCGACGTGTTGACGATGATATCGGCCAGCGCCTCAATGTCCACGCCCTTCTTGCCCCGGGCGCCCTTCAGTATGGCATAGCCCTTGACGTCGTCGATCATGTCCATGGCCATCGCCCGGTCCACGGGCGCGACCCTTATCGAAACGTCCTTGAAGACCTCCACGAAGATGCCTCCAAGGCCGAACAGGATCGTAGGCCCGAACTGGGGGTCACGCCTGGCGCCCACGATGACCTCGGTGCCCTGTGGGGCCATTGACTCGACGACGACCTTCGCATCGGGATCTATCGTATGTGCCTTTGCTAAAATGCGCTCGGCATTACGGCCCACGTCCGAAGGGTTACAGAGGTTAAGCGCCACCAGCCCCAGGTCGCTCTTGTGCACGATCTTCTCGGACAGCACCTTTACCACGGCCGGGAACCCGATGTGCCTGGCGGCCTCGGAAGCCTCGATGGCGCTGCATGCCGCCCGACCCTCGTTCACCGGGATGCCGTAACCGGCCAGGAGCTCCTTGGCCTCGAGCTCGCTCAGCATCATTTCCCAGCCTCCTTAAGGAACCCATTATAGCGGATCAGGGCGCTCAGCGCCTCCGCCGCCCTCTCGGGCGCAGGATAGAACGGCACGCGGTTCCTCCGGAACATGCCGGCCACAGCGTTTACCTCCCTGCCGCCCATCCAGCAGGCGACGACGGGCTTGGGGTACTTTTCCTTGAGGGCGTCGATCACGGCCCTCGCGGGCTCGGCGGCGCTCGTGAACCCGGCGTGCGCATAGATCACCATAACGCAGTCTATGTCCTTATCGTCGATGAGCATCTTGAGGGCCTCCCTGTAAATATCGTAGTCCGACTTCGCCACCGTATCGATAGGGTTCTTCACGGAGGCGAATGCCGGCAGCAGCCTGGCTATGCCGGCCTTCGTATGCCTGGTCAGCTCGGGCACTTTCATGCCCCTGCGCTCGCAGGCATCGCTCGCCATGATGGCCGCCCCTCCGCCGTTCGACAGGATCGCTACGCGATTCCCATTAGCCTTCGGCTGGGTGGACAGCGCCATGGCGGCATCGAACATCTCCTCCACGCCTTCCACCCTGACTACGCCGCACTGCCTGAACGCTGCATCGTAAACCGCATCAGACCCGGCCAGGCTTCCTGTGTGCGAGGCCGCGGCCCTGGCCCCGGCCTGGCTCACGCCCGCCTTGATGGCCAGCTTCGCCTTCTTGACCTTCCGGGCGGCCTCCATGAACTTCCTGCCGTCCTTCAGGCCCTCGATATACATGGCGATTGTCCAGGTGCCCTTATCCTGCTCGAAGAACTCTAAAAGGTCGGCCTCTGAAACGTCAGCCTTATTGCCCGTGCTGACCACGCAGTTCATGCCGAGGTTGGAGCCGATGGCCCAATCAACTAAAGAGAGCCCCAGCGCTCCGCTCTGGGTAATAAATGATATCTCGCCTTTGGGGGGCATCCGGGGCACGATGCTGGCGTTGAGCGAGATGCTGTTGTTCACGAAACCCATGGTGTTCGGGCCCAGCATGCGCATCCCGTACGAAGCGGCCTTTTGTTTCAGCTTTTCCTCAAGGACTGCCCCGTCGGGGCCGACCTCGCTGAAGCCCGCCGTGATGACACATAAAGCCTTTACTTTTTTCGCCCCGCACTCGTCCACGACCTGGAGCGCCGCAGACGCCGGAACTATAATGATAGCCAGATCGACCTCTCCGAGTATGTCGCCGACCCTGGCATAGCATTTTATCCCGTCGATATCGGGCGTCGAGGGGTTCACGGGATAGGCTTTGCCCTTGTAGGCATTACTGACGATATTATGAAAAACCTTATAGCCCCACTTGGAGGGCTCCCTGGATACGCCGATCACGGCGATGCTCCGGGGCCTCAGCATGGGGTTCAGCGAGCTGTCGGTCACGCGTTCACCTTAAAATAATTTATCTCTACATATAAAAAAGCCTACCGCATTGCTTCGATAAGCTCGTGCACGTTGAGCGGGCGCATGTCGGGCTCCTTGTTGAAGTGGTAGCAATAATCATGGTATATCTCGACCACTTTTGGCACGGCCAGGCCCGAGCCCTCGACCAGCGCCCTGTTATAAAAAATATCCCTGGGCGTCCCCTCGCCGACGATGGCCCCGCGCTTCAGGATGCACACCCTGTCGGCCAGCCTTGCGACCATGTCCAGGTCGTGGGTCGCCATGACCACGCTGATGCCGAACTCGTTCCTGAGCCGGACGATGATGCGCTCGATCAACTCACTATGCCAGGTGTCCAGGTCCGACGTGGGCTCATCCATCGCGATGACCCGGGGCTTCATCGCCAGCACCCCTGCGATAGCCACGAGCCTCTTTTGCCCGCCCGAGAGGTACGCGGGCAGTCGGTCGTCCATGCCTGTGGCGCCCACGCTCTCCAGCGCCTCAACGGCCGCTTTACGGGCTTCGGGCATGCTCATGCCCATGTTCAGCGGGCCGAACATGACGTCATCTAAAACAGTAGGAGCGAATAATTGGTCCTCGGGCCGCTGGAACACCAGCCCCACGTATCGCCATATCTCATTCTTCGTGGCGCCCGTCAGTTCCTCGCCCATGACGTACACCCTTCCCGACGACGGCAGCAGCAGCCCGTTCAGGTGCTCCAGCAGCGTCGATTTTCCGGAGCCGTTGCCCCCGCAAACCGCTACGATCTCCCTCTCGTGGACGTGGAAGCACATGTTGTGAATGCCCTGGACGCCGTCAGGATATATGTGAGAGGCGCAGTCGACGTGGATGATGTCATCGTTCCTCTTCACCGGGCAGGCGCAGTGGCTGTCATATTCGAGCATATCCAATATATCGTTTCAAGCGAGGGCTAAAAAATGATATCCGGCTTATTAACGGCTTACGCCCGGCTAAAAATGTTTATAGCATCATGGCGCATACTAAAAATATCATGGCGAGAGAGGCGGGTAGGGGAAAATTCAGGGGCATACCGCTGCGAGCCCATCACTTATTATGCCTGCTGGGATTCCAGGGCATCGGCTATACGGCCGACTTCATCCGTAATTTCCAGAAGGTGAAGCGCATGATCGACCAGCACCCGGACCTGCAGATCGAGGTGGTCGATACTTCCGACATGATCTGTATCGCCTGCCCGAACATGCAGAATAACGAATGCTTCAGGAGTGGCCTGAAGCTTAACCAAAAGGTCAAGGATATCGACCGGCGTGTCATGGAGCGTCTTGGCATTAAGCCCGGTGACCGGTTTAAGGCCGCGGAGTTTTACGCCCTTGTAAAGGAGAAGATCAAGCCCGGCGATATTAACGAAATATGCCAGGGGTGCGAGTGGCTTAACCTGGGTTTTTGCCCGCGGGGCCTGGCTAATCTTTAATAGTCCAGTAGTTTTGTGCTTGCCACTCTATCACTCCTCGTCTATGCGACGCACGTACAGCCCTCCGGTTGGTAACACTAAACCACGAATTCTTTTTATATCCCACGTAAGGCTCGAAATGCACAAAGGTACATGCTTTGGCGTTCAAAACACAAAACAACCTCTCTAAGGGCACGAACCGCTCCAAAGGATTAAAACTCAAGAGAAAGCATAAATTATTGGATAAGCGCATGCCGTCTCTCGTGTTTCAATCTTTAGTGTTTTAGCGCACTTAGGGAGGTTGTTTCGTGTTTTAAACACCCGGCATGCACTTGGTGATTTCGAGCCTTACGTGGGATATAAAAAGTCTTTCGTGGTTTAGTGATACCGACCGGAGGGACCAACTCCAGGGGAAACAAGGCAATGGACTGAACACAAGCACTGAACTACTGAAGTCACCGCAGGCCGAGGAGCCGTAGCCCTTCCAGTATTTTGTCGACACGTATCTGCCCCGGCGCCACGGGCTTCCGCACGTACCCGTAGGTGAACTGCGAGCCGTACACCGGCCCCACGATGCGCGAATGCGCTCCCATCTCGCCCATGGCGATAGTGCACAGGGGACGCTTGGACTTCAACGTGACCTCGAATAGCCGCAGCACGTCCCTGAGGCTGGCGGGGGTCACGGCCAGCTTGGCGATATCGCCCTTTTCGTGGCACTGTACGACGATGTCCATCATCTCCTTTTTCGAGGGCATCTTCTCGAAGTCGTGGTACGATATTATGGATAATGCGTCCGTTCCCCCGGTGAGCGCCACAAGCTCTTCCACGTTAGGCGCCCGCAATTCGACGTCGATGTAGTCGGCCACCGGCACCAGGGCCTTAAAGATCTTGACTCGATCCCTATCGCTCCCCTTGAATGCGCCGCCCTCCCATGTGGGCCGGACCGTGATGATGAGCGGCTTATTAAGCTTATAAATGCGTTCCACAAGTGGCTGAGGCCCCTCATCGAGAAGGTCAACTCTGATCTCGATGATGTCTGCGCCCAGCGATATGGCCTCTTTGGCCTCGTCCAGCGACGTTACGGTCGCCACGACTTTAGGGGGGAACTCCATAACAAAACCTCTAGAATGGATCGTCCTGCAGGTAGGACCGCTTGAATCGGATGGCCAGGCGGGCCTTCTCCAGCTCTTTGCCCAGGTAGCCGGCATGGTCGAGCATGGACATCAGCCCCATATCCGCCAGCGTTTCGATGATGGTCATGGGCTCGTCGCCGACGACGGTCACGCTGCCGTTGTTCACGTAGATCCGGCCGTCCTTGACGTATATGTTGAAGTTGCCGGCCGGGTCAAGCTTGAGCTCGTGGCGCTTCGCCTCGATGACCGTCGGCCCGGGCTCCACCATATCCCTCCGAGCCCGCTTTTCCTTGATGATCAGCAGATCGATGCCCAGGTCCTTCGGCGAGCCTTTGTGTTTTTTCGCCAGCGCCATCATGTCGCAGGCCGTCTTTAGCTCATAAGCGCAGTTCACCGTCTTATGGCTCGCCTCCGTGGTGAACAAGGCGCTCACGCCCAGCTCCATGGCGATACCGGCCAGGAGGGCGTTAATGCCCACGGAGTCGGCGTCCATGAGCTCGGTCACGTTCCCTGCGCCAAAGAACAGGGGCATGTCGGGCTCCCGGCGCCGGAACTCCCTGTACCTCTCTAAAGAATCGGCTAACCCGTGGCCCACGGGCGACAGGATGGGATCGGCCAGGATGCTCTTAATGCCCAGAGCCCTTGCCTTTTCGATATTGACAAAAAGCTCGTCCAGCGATTCGTCGTTCGGGATCACTACCGCGGCCAGGCCCTTTTCAGCCACCAGCGGGCCCACTTCGTCCAAATTCGAGCCGTTCAGGCTCAACACGAGGCCCGCGCCCTCGCCGATGCCGGCCCGGATGTACTCGGGGATGAGCGTGTCCACGCTCAGGGGCTTCCTTGTAACGGACCGGGCAACGCGGACCGCATGCCTTACCGCATCCTCGCTCGACTCCAGGGGCACGCCCAG encodes:
- a CDS encoding symporter small accessory protein, producing the protein MNMLGIDDPWILLGYICTLGIALVCILYGLVKWNEGGDADGS
- a CDS encoding TrmB family transcriptional regulator translates to MNQPFDEKTLSKMSMFGLTEYEARVYLTLIVKGGLEASKVSKYADIPRPHTYSVLKSLQMRGLVTVIPEAVNRYRAVPLDEGMDLLMEEQEKQLSYLRDAREELLSEIKPKEAIPTNHQSIVLLYYGRQNVYKLVDEMFARCEHTCDIMTTANGLVRFYKYFSDKASEFRNKDIKVRFIAPVTPQVEDFALKLSQLVELRHIDRLPYIRVVLLDEKEVLFAEFFDDDFKSTGRETGIWINQAELTKMMKTMFENTWQNTVPYEKKGEPSPSSD
- a CDS encoding tetratricopeptide repeat protein, which codes for MCEDPHPSSPGPKKPKKLSEEMDADSHIREGNALLLVGRIDEAIEEYRAALDKDPENAEVHYNLGLIYRKTMQLDDAIREYREAIRVDPGNMKYHNNLAAALVVKGQKSEAVKEYEEALRIEPKNATLHFNRGFALDEMGELQEAKKEYEEALRIDPGFDHAMFYLGMLKKKLK
- a CDS encoding aldo/keto reductase is translated as MDIRTSRFGKTGRQVTIAGLGGEGVLRTYGRTQEAVAVIDEAVRQGIRYFDCAQAYAGSEGYYGHYWPAHPDARAKVFQASKSASRDKEGALADLDNTLKTMGIDYLDLWQIHDVRTREDIDEIEGKGGTLEAFLEAKKSGKVKHIGVTGHHDPAILTYCIENWPVESVMMPVNPVEGALGGFLTEALPAANKKGIAVIAMKVLGHGGYVIPDAKISAGTLIRYALSQPVTVAIVGCMDPDEVRELAGAGREFQPMPPEEQAQLVDIYHPYARKLAYYRGTF
- the nadE gene encoding NAD(+) synthase yields the protein MAENSLKECLAFNPEKARAEIVDFIRSQIRRFNKKGTMIGLSGGLDSSTVAFLCVEALGKEKVMGLILPERDTTPKNTEDGIDLAEKLGIPYKKIDISPILEGLGAYTLFPKEVTSSRSAMEEAVDRMKRMTGKQSAFAESFSSIYTPGGAQEDHYVGRMHAFMTAKTRARMMTIYFHAIIMDYLVVGTDDLSELTIGFYDKYGDGACDISILSHLFKTQIKALAAHIGVPEHIVNKPSSHDLWGEGMPNEETIGLPYEKLDMVLCGLMEGLWEADIADMAGVRLDDIVAVKKSIASERVRRSMPISVNIEPQAAEEEQLMKR
- a CDS encoding LeuA family protein — encoded protein: MMRRYDEMPKIKLPNAKDIKISDTTIRDGCQMPGIVMKKSHKLKIFEYLHDMGVEKLETFIYNDRDKDAARAMMDYSYDFPEVTGWARANPADIDEVLKVGGIRETGILMSISDSHIYDKMGLKSYEEAEKKYLNALQYAVDHGLKTRCHIEDTSRANYAFVYPFIRKCIEIDPHTIIRVCDTLGYGVPFPEEEEPYGIPIVVKKLKEIGVKHIEMHVHDDFGLGVANTLAGLWYGADWANLTFLGIGERAGNSELEKIMAFLITRVEGFDKYDLRTVTEFAQYMEDEVGLRVPRNKAIVGKNIFSHESGIHTAGIIKNPFTYEPFPPELVGGKRNLMIGQTSGTEVVRLKAEEALNELLGIEVHVEKSDSRIKSIHNEIQKMYDAEERRSSVSDEEMKDYVRKYFLYQVDGWEEELEERKAKKKLNLTLVNPEFMPLDGIPAAATSLTDKSVKKVKNGSSKKK
- a CDS encoding ABC transporter substrate-binding protein — its product is MIYLAMDDTDNLESRGTGRLARAIAVELSRRYHVMGVTRHQLFVHESIPFTSHNSCAVIHIQGDSGMDDIFDTAKKLMLDDFVEGSDPGIAVASSRQVNSGVVAFGQDAKCIVVNQERARSVAANAGIRLEGLGGTEGGVIGSVAGIGLAASGSDGRFLLRGRNRELIGPQPVWALLSSGIDQVMTIDGRLVNDGMIAIRKSPTPSFVQGRAVLFVEESDGGYVALKRP
- a CDS encoding acetate--CoA ligase family protein yields the protein MMLSELEAKELLAGYGIPVNEGRAACSAIEASEAARHIGFPAVVKVLSEKIVHKSDLGLVALNLCNPSDVGRNAERILAKAHTIDPDAKVVVESMAPQGTEVIVGARRDPQFGPTILFGLGGIFVEVFKDVSIRVAPVDRAMAMDMIDDVKGYAILKGARGKKGVDIEALADIIVNTSKLMMEQDRVMELDMNPVMAYENGAMAVDARALVRD
- a CDS encoding acetate--CoA ligase family protein gives rise to the protein MTDSSLNPMLRPRSIAVIGVSREPSKWGYKVFHNIVSNAYKGKAYPVNPSTPDIDGIKCYARVGDILGEVDLAIIIVPASAALQVVDECGAKKVKALCVITAGFSEVGPDGAVLEEKLKQKAASYGMRMLGPNTMGFVNNSISLNASIVPRMPPKGEISFITQSGALGLSLVDWAIGSNLGMNCVVSTGNKADVSEADLLEFFEQDKGTWTIAMYIEGLKDGRKFMEAARKVKKAKLAIKAGVSQAGARAAASHTGSLAGSDAVYDAAFRQCGVVRVEGVEEMFDAAMALSTQPKANGNRVAILSNGGGAAIMASDACERRGMKVPELTRHTKAGIARLLPAFASVKNPIDTVAKSDYDIYREALKMLIDDKDIDCVMVIYAHAGFTSAAEPARAVIDALKEKYPKPVVACWMGGREVNAVAGMFRRNRVPFYPAPERAAEALSALIRYNGFLKEAGK
- a CDS encoding energy-coupling factor ABC transporter ATP-binding protein; its protein translation is MLEYDSHCACPVKRNDDIIHVDCASHIYPDGVQGIHNMCFHVHEREIVAVCGGNGSGKSTLLEHLNGLLLPSSGRVYVMGEELTGATKNEIWRYVGLVFQRPEDQLFAPTVLDDVMFGPLNMGMSMPEARKAAVEALESVGATGMDDRLPAYLSGGQKRLVAIAGVLAMKPRVIAMDEPTSDLDTWHSELIERIIVRLRNEFGISVVMATHDLDMVARLADRVCILKRGAIVGEGTPRDIFYNRALVEGSGLAVPKVVEIYHDYCYHFNKEPDMRPLNVHELIEAMR
- a CDS encoding DUF1284 domain-containing protein produces the protein MAREAGRGKFRGIPLRAHHLLCLLGFQGIGYTADFIRNFQKVKRMIDQHPDLQIEVVDTSDMICIACPNMQNNECFRSGLKLNQKVKDIDRRVMERLGIKPGDRFKAAEFYALVKEKIKPGDINEICQGCEWLNLGFCPRGLANL
- the aroD gene encoding type I 3-dehydroquinate dehydratase, whose protein sequence is MEFPPKVVATVTSLDEAKEAISLGADIIEIRVDLLDEGPQPLVERIYKLNKPLIITVRPTWEGGAFKGSDRDRVKIFKALVPVADYIDVELRAPNVEELVALTGGTDALSIISYHDFEKMPSKKEMMDIVVQCHEKGDIAKLAVTPASLRDVLRLFEVTLKSKRPLCTIAMGEMGAHSRIVGPVYGSQFTYGYVRKPVAPGQIRVDKILEGLRLLGLR
- a CDS encoding dihydropteroate synthase-like protein produces the protein MRILLVTGRLAYPVVKELAGDADVLMLDVGVAAFITPKLLEKAIAPVKGDYDLVLVTGLAASDFSGLEKKLGVKIRLGPKQAYDIPLALAAAGRVEFSSKVPADMLLANVKRESALKELGDIEAGASCAFSLKGVKIGGTSTMKVVAEVADATKLTDVELVSKIESYAAADVIDLGVPLESSEDAVRHAVRVARSVTRKPLSVDTLIPEYIRAGIGEGAGLVLSLNGSNLDEVGPLVAEKGLAAVVIPNDESLDELFVNIEKARALGIKSILADPILSPVGHGLADSLERYREFRRREPDMPLFFGAGNVTELMDADSVGINALLAGIAMELGVSALFTTEASHKTVNCAYELKTACDMMALAKKHKGSPKDLGIDLLIIKEKRARRDMVEPGPTVIEAKRHELKLDPAGNFNIYVKDGRIYVNNGSVTVVGDEPMTIIETLADMGLMSMLDHAGYLGKELEKARLAIRFKRSYLQDDPF